The DNA region CGTCTCATTGCAAGAGGATATCCGCCTATCACATCGAGCGTGCGGCGGCAGTGAGAGATACGTGCCTTTCGATCATCGGATATCATTTAATGCACTTAATTAAAAAGGTATGGCCAAATGCTCAGCTATAATTATCAGGAATTTACACGGTcttcaagaaatttggatgacATCAGCCTAAACCGAGCTCGCCTGAGGAcgtgcaaggaaaagaaaaacatgtgCCAAGTGTTGCTGCTCATCTTCCCGATCGGCGCAAAAAATGGGTCACAGGGTTGAACCCGACAACTGCAAAACGAAGCCAAGCGACGTTGGCTGGTAAGCCAATCGGCGATTAAAGACCAAGCACAGTCTGATCGGCCACTGAAGCATATTGACCGAACGAACCTTAAAGTCGCCGAAAACACATCTTGAtcttgtctagtcagtcggacttgcagtctCCTTCAATTAaatttgagggggaggcttgtgatgtggcgGTAAGGAAGAGCCCACCTGGCATGTGTCAACggccatggtggaggtcaaagttaaaacAGTCAACGTCACGGCTCAGAGACTCAACCGCATCGCCCGAGCaatagaccgatcagaggaatCACTGTCCGGTCGACCGTCTAGATGAAACAGTGTACGATCATCCCGATTGGCAGGAGAACGGGTCGAGCGGGCCACCCATCCGACTCAGGATATGCCATTGATAGTGTAATGAATCgatataataaaagaggaaaaaatgAGCATTTAATAAGGGGAagataaaataaaagagaacactcCATTTATCATTAAATGCGGAGAAGCTAAGACAAAGATGCTTTATGTCTGCAATTAATATAATTAAGCGAGGGCATATGAATAGTCACTAAAactgatataaaagaatatcCTTATTATTTTCGATTTCTCTCCTTCtatttctaacttaaacattCAAAAACCAATACCAAAAACCCTTTTcctaatttagtttattttatagATAAGAATTAGATCTTCATCCAGTGAATAGAACCTCCGACTTTCTCGCTTCACGTCTTCATTAGGAACAATTATTTCCTAGATGAAAACATTGTTCgcatgtttattttattttattttattttttattattattttgttttgaaaaaaaaataattatgtcaATGCGAACACAGTCAGAACGTAGACAGAGAAATAATTCCAACTGTTTTCACGggcaaggaaaaggaggatcctcGTCGTTTTCCAAGAACAATCTACACCACCTTTGTCCCCTTCGGCTCGtcgtcttctccttcttctctcccCAGTCCCTTGTGACCTTCAAGAACAACCACCACCACATTTGGCAGTGGAACACACGCGCACACTGTTATTGTTAACATCTCATTACAAAATTACAGACGCAGGTTGAGTTTTTGCACGAGAACACGCATCGTCTCCCCCGCCTTAGAGAACTCTATATCGGAAACGGAAAGCAGAAAAAAAATTCTACCCACAGGATTGAAGATGCATTTGAGCTAAAGTTCTAATTATGATGTAAACAGAGCATACACAATGCACTAACTCCACGCCCATATCACATGCATGTGTCCTGTTCTATCCTGTTCTGGGTCAATCCAATTCCACTGCTGCTGCGTGCATGGAGATGCGGTGCTAATTCTGCTCGGGAGTCGCGAAAGAGGAGAACGGACACGGGCAATGAAGGAAATGGATGGGGAGTAAGCGAGTAGCTAGAGATTCCTAGAGTTTTAAGGAGAGATCGAGCTCTGCTCGGTCCCCGGTGGAGTCCGCCCGAAGTAGTTTCTGGGGAGGAGGATGTGAGCCCCTCCGCCAGTTTAGGAGATCAATGGTCTCGTTGCCGCTTGCGGCCAGGTCTCCGGCGGCGCACATGGCTCGGCCGCTGCTCATGGTGGCGAGCAGGGGATGGTCGGCGGCGAACCGAGGGGCTGACGGGCCGTCGAAGCGATATCTGCACGCGTGGGCGAGCGGGGGAGAGCTCAGAGACGGTGGGGGGACGGCGACGACGGCGGTTGTGGCGGCGGTGGCGGGGGTGAGGTAGAGGTACGAGCTCCACCCGAAGCTCCTCTCTTTCTTGTGGGCGTTCTGGTGCCCGCCAAGCGCCTGCGACTTGAGGAACTTCTTGTTGCAGAAGAGGCAGGGGAAGAGCTTCACGTCCTTGGCGCCGTCTCCGGAGGCGGCGGCGTCGACGGCCAGGGAAAGATCCAAAGCAGGTGGCGGCAGCCGGGGAGGAGATTCCATCTGAGTCTCTATGGAAGCGTGCCGAAGCTAAATTACTAGTTCTTCACATCTAAGCAAACCTCCTTCGGTCCTTCCTCCTCAAACGGCACAAAAGGATAAAGAAGAGTTTAAAACGCAACTGTTACGAGGGCGGAGAAGTGACCACGTTGTCTTGAAGGAAGAATCCACCAGCAGGAACAGCGACCACAGCATGGGTTATGGAATAGCAACACAACACGCCCAAACATGAGTTATATGCTTCGCTCCCTATCAATGGCAGGTTGTGCaacaaaattaaaagaagaaaaactaaagaaGGAAGGAAATGCAAGGTGAATCCAGAAAAAGGAATATACCTTTCGGAAAAGGCTTCATTTGAGGGGGCTCCCATGGCTGACAGAACACAGCCACATGGCTGACACAGCACGAGTCACTTGCTAAAGAATCACAGTGTGGATCAACAGAGAAGCTCGGCCCCAACTTCGCAGCTTTAAGTTGCttgaaatgcaaactgaaatcgGTTTACAGGCACCTCAATGAATTGTTCTTTGTGCTCTTTCAGTGACCGTCTGGTCCTGCATGAGTTGTTATAATCACGTACGGGTGTGCAGTAACTTGtgttgtttgatatgtgtgtgtgAGCTGCAGTTATCAGACATGCCACCCACGCAGATGTTGACTCCTTGAGCAGCATCATACGCAGAGACAATGCAATAACTCGGCCAAGAGCATGAGCATGGTTCGTTTTGTCTGTCTCTTTGAGTCGGCCACGGCCAAAATATTCGCTAATTCTGAATTAACACTGGTAAATATCGATATGCCGTTTGTGCCGACACAGTTTGGATGGCACCCTTCGAGATAAGACATGTCCCTTTCGGATTTCATCTGTACTTCCAACCAAAATGTATCGTTCAGATAGTCAACCAATACATACTATATAGGGCCAACCAGAGCAAGAAGATTGTCATGGGAAGAAGATGAGAACACTCTgaaagataagaacaattctaacTCTGCCTGAACGGAGTGGGAAGAGATGTGAAACCTTTTGCAGCAAAATGAAATCTTCTCCTTTACTCTGCCTGAATGGATAAGATCAGATAGACAATCTTGAAAAGTATCAGAAATCGCCAGCAGCGGTGGAGCCCTTGATAAAGGGTCGCATGTAGCTTTTTTAACTTCGCACGCAGGAATCATTTGTTACCAGATCACATAGCAAAACTCTCCTTGAAGAATTCTGGTTGAGAGTGTGAGTCTTTCAGTATTGTAACAGGTCAGTCAGTGTGTTTCTTTCGGGTGAGGCCCCCCGGGCCAAGCTGACAGCAAGCTGACAATGCCAAAGTTCATCAAGAAGAAAACTTATCCAGTCTCCATTCTTGCAGCCCTAATTATTTGTTGTAGACACAGAGgacaaggaaaaaaacaaaacttCAGGTAGGTAATCAACATGTATTCATGACCATGGGGAATGAAGTAGATAACCATATTtaaggaaggaaggaagaaaacaagataaatcaaagaaatgataGGTCTGATATgagatgaaattcaaaattaactttaTCCAAGTTTTACTTCAATGCATGCCATGAATTGTGTGCTGAGGTGTGTCAATGCGCGCCAATAATTGTCACACTGTCATACTCATCGATGGTTTAACCATGCCTACGACTGTGCTTTATGGTATGTAAAACTGAAGAGTGTCCAAAGAAAATGCTTAAGCTTCAGAAACCAACAAAATGGTTCCAAGAGATGTTGATAGGAGTCACAACAATAAATAATGACAATATTTAATAGGGAATGGTGACATAGAAGGTTTTGCAAATTGCCATTTTATCCATGGGAAGATCACACAGACAAGTTTGTCCAGAAAATGGCTAGTGATGGACATTGCAAATTTCCATTGTATCCTTGCATTTACACAATCTCCTAGATCTAGGTCCACCACAATTGGCCAAGTACCCCTGCATTtggacaaacaaaaaaaaatccaatctAACTCTAATTCAGTACTTGTTAATGTAGAATATTGTTTGCTGTTTTTACTACACTAATGAGTAAAGTAACAGCAACTAATAACTTCTAACTGAATTTTGGATCTCCTATATAAAGGATATCTAGAGTAGAACTACACTAATGATTAAATGCAATGAGGTATCATTCTACTAGAAACGATAGTTTAGGAAGATTAATAATAAGTACCAATAAAGAAAATACTCACATGAGATCACCAAAATTCTCAGCCAAGGCTTGAGTGGTTTTGAATAGTTGCCCAGATTTAAATCATGCCAGGGCCCATTCACAAGAAACCAGACAAGACACTAGAACAgataacaagaaaaagaaagatggTCTCATTTGCTACAaatgttggaaatgtgaatagaaaaaaggtaGAAAGAAAGAAGGAGATTTCATTATGAATGAGATTTTAGTTCAATGTGGAAAGTTTTAAggtattattttttgtttataaTGTGTCACAAGGATTGTTATTGTGAATATATGTACGGGAAGAGACTCTCTTTCACAAGTGGATCACTAGAGGGTGCAAATTCAAAACTCGGATTACACTGAACCAAAGATGACTGGGGTGTGAACATAATCTGCACGCATCAAATGTCGGATCAGttagggcaaaatttgcccaagtgaatCAATCAATGTTTTGTCACTCTAATATTTTTGCTATTTGCTTGCTCAAGAATGGTGAATTTGTAACCTCCCAGATAGAAATAGCCAATCATTGATGGTAAGTGACTATCATCAACTTGGTCACTCAATGCAGCGAATGGATGaggttcctatataaggaggtcttgACCACGAGCACAAGGAGAGCATGGAGATGTAGAAGCTTTCCATCTTCATTCCTCAAACTTTTCTCTGTTGTGCATTTCGCTTGGCAGAATCTTCATGATAGCAATCGATACCACTCGGTTCACCACAAACAACCTGTGTTTGGTTGTATATGTGGTCTTCCTGTTGTATCACAGAAAACATACATCCATCGTAACCCCGAAACACTATTAGAAGGAGACAAATCTATTTTAAATAAACAACGTCACACACATGCCTGGATTTCTTCCTTTCCCAACTTGGCCACCTGCTTAGGAGACTTGCATCCCAACTTAATAGCACTCGGCTATCCCTCTAGAGCACTTAGCACTCGGAGCACTTGGCTGACTCGGCACTTAGAGCACTTGACAAACTTAGCACTCGGATAACTCAACGGCTAGGCACTCGGCTAACTGGACGACTTGGCACTGAACTAACTCTGTGACTCGATACTCGACTGACTCGACGAACATATGGCCAGTAATAGTCAATCATTGATGGTCAGTGACTATCATCAACTTAGTCATTTAATGTAGCGAAGGGATGaggttcctatataaggaggtcttgACCATCAGCACAAGGAGAGCATAGAGATGTAGAAGCTTTCCACCTTCATTCCTCAAACTTCTCTCTGTAGTGCATTTCACTCGGCAGAATCTTCATGATAACAATCGGGTACCATTCGGTTCACCACGAACAACTTGTGTTTGGTTGTATATGTGATCTTCCTGTTGTATCACAGAAAATAGACATCCATCGTAACCTCGAAGTACTATCGGAGGGAGATGAATCTATTTTAAAGAAACAACATCACACACATGCCTCGATTTCTTCCTTTCCCAACTTGGCCACCTGCTTAGGAGACTTGCATCCCAACTCGGCTAGCCCTTCAGAGTACTTAGCACTCAGAGCACTTGGCTGACTCGACACTTAGAGCACTTGACAGACTTAGCCCTCGGATAACTCAATGGCTAGGCACTCGGCTAACTCAACGACTTGGCACTCAACTAACTCGGCGACTCGGTATACTCAACTGACTCAACAGCTCGGGCACATGGCCATCTCAATACTCTGCAACTCAGTAGCTCGGCCATACAAGACAGCTCGGTCATATAAGACAGCTCAGTCTTTCATCATCTCAATCATTTCAAATGGTTCATCCTTCCTTTTTGACCGCTTAAGATTATCCATTTAAGTCATCTCGACATCTCGACAGATAATTCctattattttgaaattttaactcAGAATATTTCCTTTAACTCCAATAAATATCTGCAAATTATGAAGTTAACTTCCAATGACAAATTCATTCAGCAGTGAACCTGTGAGTATCGAATGCTACAAGATGACTAGAGAAAGCAAGAGTGGCATTTTTGTTGGCTACAAATGGGTACTAGTCAACTAGGTCACCTCACAGTTGTTAACTTGTCTTGATGCATTTATGAATCACATGGTTGTCTTTGTGGCTTACAGAAACACTGTAGCTGAAACTGTCTCATTTTGTACTGCGACAACATGACTAGAGAAAGCAAGAGTGACTAACACTTCTGTTGGCTACAGATGGGTACTAGTGAACTAGGTTGCCTCACAGTTGTGACACTGTCTTGACGCATGTACGATTCACAATATTGTCATTGTCGACTCCAGACAAACTGTAGCTGAAACCTTGCAGCACACTAACAAGCAGATATATAAACAACAATCATGCTGATACCTATTATATGTCGAtttacaaaagaacacaataaaaTCTCAACTGCTTGAACTCAAATTCCTGTGGGAAAAAATTTCAGTCCCATAAAATATTCTTAAGAATCATAGTACCACTTCATATGTATGTTTGGAAGAAAAAGATTGTTTTCTGACTTGACAAAAATCTCAAACATGTGGTGGTCAATTTTGATTGGATATATTAAATGTCAAGCTCTGGTCAAACTCATTGTAGCTCGGCAACTCCCaatgaatttataaataattatgcaGTCAAACAAGTGAAATATTCAGAGAGCTATCAAACTATATCAGGTTGAAGTTTAACTGAACTCTGATATAAATCCTAGAAACGTTCTTGTTTGTGGAGTAAAACAGAGATGAAAGATGTTTATCCTTCAATGTCTCATTGACAAAATAGAATGTTCATGGTTCTAACAGATAGGATGCTTTAAATCGTGACCATTAACTGTATAAACAATCAGTACCAAAAGCAAAACCACACGAGTGATTACAGTACATCAGCCTTATCTGTTGTCCAACCATATGACATGGACATGCAAGGATTATCATGGGATATTATGACTAGGTAATACGCGAGTCTGCCTTAATAAATACATTGAAATGATCTGATCAATCAATGTCCCATCAATTCCATATTCACTGTATATTTCCACGTTCATTTTACTTAAAATTATATCCAGTCGTTGTAGTATAGTCATAAGTATTTCGACTTATCCTGCAAAAATCATCAAGTCGTTGTAGTATAGTGGTGAGTATTCCCGCCTGTCACGCGGGTGACCCGGGTtcgatccccggcaacggcgATTTTTTTTGCATAATTCTTTAATAAAAACATTATAAATAAGTATCCTTACATTCAGTCATCAAGTCGTTGTAGTATAGTGGTAAGTATTCCCGCCTGTCACGCGGGTGACCCGGGTtcgatccccggcaacggcgATTTACTTTTTTTTGCACACttctttttataaataaaaatattatgaaTATATATTTCCCGCATAGGGATGATCTGACGGCTGAGATCACATATACAAGATCCAACGGATACGGTTTTCTCACCTCTGACGGTGCCTCCATTTTTATAAATCCGGTCGTTCCTCCGCTTCCTCGGCAGCGCCGCTGCGGCTCTCAAACCCTAAACCGACGACCGGAGTTCGTCCTCGGAGCAATGGGTGAGGCCTCCGATCTATTTCACGATCTCACTGTTTCTCGTTCCGTCGTTGTCACAAGTCGCCATTTGTCTTCCGGATCTATTTTATTTCGGCGTCTGTTTCGGTCTTATTTCATCGAGACAGCGATTTATTGTCCTTGGATTTCTTGTAGGGGCTTACAAGTACGTGTCGGAGTTATGGAGGAAGAAGCAATCGGATGTAATGCGGTTCCTGCAGCGGGTGAGGTGCTGGGAGTATCGCCAGCTGCCATCGATTGTTCGCGTCACCAGGCCGACGCGCCCCGATAAGGCTCGCCGTCTTGGTTACAAAGCCAAGCAGGTAAACTCgaaaaaaaagaggaaatttGTTTCATTTACTTTTTATTGCACATGAAAATGCTACATATTCTGTTTGTGATTTTGCATTGATTGGTATAGTTTTTCCTAGGATTTCTACCTTAAGATTGTTTCAGAGGTTGTCCTTGAATAGATGTAAATGAATAAGatggattattatttttttgtatgAACAATTGCTGATCAGCTTTCTATCTAAACTTACAATTTTGAACATATGAGTTACGAATGATCACTGCttaaatttatcttttcaaataTCCCCT from Zingiber officinale cultivar Zhangliang chromosome 4B, Zo_v1.1, whole genome shotgun sequence includes:
- the LOC121975684 gene encoding protein LATE FLOWERING-like; amino-acid sequence: MESPPRLPPPALDLSLAVDAAASGDGAKDVKLFPCLFCNKKFLKSQALGGHQNAHKKERSFGWSSYLYLTPATAATTAVVAVPPPSLSSPPLAHACRYRFDGPSAPRFAADHPLLATMSSGRAMCAAGDLAASGNETIDLLNWRRGSHPPPQKLLRADSTGDRAELDLSLKL